The DNA sequence ggtttcattttcatcgtgatatgtttggaagagactgaTTAATAATGGTTTGAGAAGTTATGCagtttatctgtcaagaatatccacattgtcacaatcatttcatggaaagaggtaaaaactattttattccaactttatgggccacCGTGTATTTGGTTTCGAcagacaataaccaaaatcattatcaagaaaaccatggaaaatggcgagatatcagctcttaaattaaactcttatgagatacttttgttgttatcattatatttatccaaacaaatgtacctttagttgtaccaggcattacaatgtacaagaaactgaagaaaacaagggtggtctaataactctttaccatgactgtatttcaaaCCAAAATCAACCTCTGCCATTTCCCACCTTTCCACCAGATGCCCTCAGACTTTCCCTCCTTTCTCCATCACCTGACGGCCACACCCATCTTCACACCTGCTCCCACGACTCTAATCACTGACTGACTGTCCCGCCCACCTGCTCACCtgcatcattttttgtttttatttgtacatgcatattttattttgtgcgggcagtacattttacattttattttatttatttttatcccatttttaatttatttttttcttattgttctattgtttactacatctctttgtattgtgttatctatctattgtttgtgcagcactttggaaaccttgtgtttgctaaaattgtgctatataaataaagtggattggattggattggatctCATCCCCTCATCAGCCACTCAACACATATAAAGTCCACTTCCTCTGTCACATCATCATAGCTGTTATTTACCTGTCATTTAGACTCTCTGCCTGTAAGCCTTTCACTATAACTTTATAATTAATCCTGCTGCCTCCACCTGTCTGCATCTGGGTCTGAAGACGTCTCCTTGGGCTCCTGGAGTTCATGGTGggtatttttcacagttttatagAGCAAAAACTGAAGTGTTTAAGACTAATTTACAACTGAATGAAGCAGTTCATATATATTTGTCAAACTACTGTCTCAGTGTTTGGGATGATCTACGCTCAGTGCAGgatataaaatcacaaagtgttCTCACTGTGAGTTCGGAGCCCGGCTCCAGGGTGACGGGTAGAGCGATCTTGCCCTGCAGGTTGAGCTTAGTCAGGTAGAACACCTTCTCTCCCAGGACCTTCTCCTTTTTCATCCGCCTGATGCTGTACAGCCGGAAGCGAACGGCGTAGTCCCCCAGCGCGTCCTGTTCCACCCTGGAGAACTTGAATGTTTCCGTGAAGACGGGACAGGGTCCTTTCTGCACGCCCGTCTTGGCCCGCTGCTTCTTAGTGGGCAGCAGGACCAGGTGGACCTGCCACGCGATGTTGCCCGTCTGTTTCAGGGCGGGGATGTCCGTCGCCGCCGTGACCGTGACGGCCAACCACTGCTCGCCGGAGTCGTACTCGAAGGCGACGTCCAGCGTGCCGTATTTGGCGAGGGGCTCTGGTTCGTAGGCTGTGGGGAGCTGAGGACCGCAGCCATCCTGAGGGGAGGACAGAGAGAATCAGAGGTACAGAGAAGGAGAGAGCTCTACCCTATGCAATGGAAAACTCAGGGTTAGgttatatttacatatacatttatttatatatgcatTAGTATTGCAGCCATTCCTGGATTACTATAATAGTGGCTACACTACAAGACATATTATTTGTAACTAATAAACATAGCTTTGTATAATTACTGTAGAgtttgtataaaatatatatatatatatatatatatatatatatatatatatatatatatatatatttttagtatgcaagtttgtttgatttttgctttatttatttattcatattctttaaaatatttgttatcCATTACAGATTCAGATCTTTCCATAGTGTCAAATGTataatgtgtaaatgtttaaaaaaccaATCAatctatttaaataataatatcattCTTAAATAGTATTCAGTTACTTATCCCAGCAGTCTTTGGTCATATGAgctaagaaagaaaaaaaatgtaatattaaaagCTCTCTGGCACCGATTTTATGTTTAAAGGTTGAagggtttttattgtttttcctcTAAAAATTAGGATGAAAATCAATTTCACCCACTTTATTTCTCATTtaagttttattcattttaatagattcattttttaaaaatggatgaTACAGATAACAATATACAGCTAACATAATTGGATTCATAAtcgatttacaaaaaaaaaaaaaaaaaactaatataaCATCCCCACAAATTCAAAGATTATTCCTGCTGCAAAAATATGAGTTCAGCATGTGTTGTGACAAGAACCAGTTGTTTTCAGCAATAGAAAGAGGgaaccaaaaaaatgtaaagctgCTGATGACTCCTAAAGTTATtccataaaacaataaattattaatttacagaGTCGTTTATGATccaaaaaaggtatttttagCGTCCAATAAGAATCGTATTTTCAcctttgttttgtaaataattCCCAGACTCTAATGAACTTTAGGAGTTATATTTCTGGGATGTGGGTCGAGTTTCATATCAAGATATTCTGCAAACTGTAACAATGCTGGTAAATACGTTTTTGTCTTGACATGAGACGGGGTGGCCGGTGCTTGTAGTTGTTTAAGATGACCTGAACCGTAACTGACACTCTAACTGAGGTGATGTAATTACAGTAGTGGTCTTAATGTAAATGTCTCATTAATTGGTAATGCGGAGGGGTTTTAATCCTGTGTTTATGCAGGACTACAGGGCAGCTATGAAGTAGATAAAAAGCTATAAAAAGAGGTGTAAATGTGGTGAAGGGGGACACCCAGATGTCTGACCTCGGGCCCCAGCACCGCCGTGCTGTCACTGGGGATGTCCTCCTCACAGCCCTTGTTGAGGTAGCTCTCGGTGTCCTGGTCCACGCTGGCCTCGCTGCAGGGGCTGTCGCAGCGCTGCGGGGACGACCCCCTCCTGACCCCTCGCTCCGAGCGGGCACGTGAGGACACGCGCGCCATTGAGCCCTCGTCCTGGTACGGAGGAGGCTGCGGCTCGCTGAGGGAGGAGTCTTTCTTTATTCTCTGGATGCTGTTGGCTGCTTTCAGGACAGTGACAGCGGGACACAGAGGGAGTAATGTGAGACGAGGGGAGTGTTACTGGACACTCTGCAgaaataatcattatgtatgCAACATACAGTCGACCACAGAGGCAAGTTAACCTCTTAAACTGTGCCGGACCCACAGAGGAGTccttcattttgtttctgaaaCAGCCAAGAGTTCAAACTCAGAATAATATTTTAAACTCTTGTTTCCAGAGATGCCATTTCTGTTTGAATATTTTACTTGCTTAGGTACAATCatgtaaaaaattattagaccacccttgttttctccttgctttcttgttcatttaatgcctggtacaactaaaggtacatttgtttggacaaatataataacagaaatagctcaagagcttaatttaagagctgatatctggcctttttccatggttttcttgataataaccaaaatcattatcaagaaaaccatggaaaatgtctagataataataaatgcataattTGAATAATgcatatttgctttcttgcagaaAGTTAGAAAGAAGGTCAATACCACTTAAAATCTGCCTTCCTCCACTGCCTGACCAATAGACTGTGCAGATCATAACCCTCTTTAATACCACaaatttttatacttttaataaaagtactaatgtgTGAGCTTTAAAGTTGCTTGTAACCTTCTGGAGGCGTGctattgtctcttttttttcccagcttTTATAATCTTATAAGCTGAcggtagcttcatatttaattcatatttgtcacattttcaatataaatcACACAATGTTGAGCTCATGTTATATCAATTTAGGATGCACATGGAAACTATGAAACTATAATCTATTTGTAGGCTTTAAAACAACTTCTGGACATACTGTAACTTCCAGCAACAGGACACCGGCCTCCAGGTTGAaagactttatattttattgaagcGAACGTCTTGTATGATGTAACCTTTCTGTTCCAGTGTATGTGTATTTGTAACTCTCCCCTAGTGAATAAAGTTATGTATAACTGTGCCTGCTCTCACCCCGTTCGCTGGAGGCTTCGCTGCTGTACCCTCCCTGCTCGGTGGACTGTTTGCGTTTGTTGCTCCACGCAGAAGTCGTGTTCTTCTGGGCAGCCGCCTCAGGGCCTTTGTCCTCCTCGCTGTCTGATACAACTCCCTCTggacacaaacacgcacaaagGCTCCAGttcaaaacattacatttatctCACACAACACAATATGTGCAGggtttaaataaatgcaggagACAAGATGCAGAAACTGGAACACAAAGCACTGTGGAAGAGGTGAATTTCAGGCCTATGAATCCAATACGGAGTTCTAagaacaagagaagaagaagagacccAGACAGTGAAACAGAAGCAGCACACCATCTaacctttctttcctttctttttcttcttgctcttcttccctttctccttctttttctccACGTCAGAGGCGTCTTCTGATTTCTTCGAGCCCTCTTTtgctcctttcttcttcttcttgtccgactttttcttcttcaccgTTGAGGAAGTTCTGGAAAGATCGGCTTCTTCCTCatcgtctccctctctctcaagGCTGCCCGCCACCTCTTCCTCTTCacctccctcttcttcttctttttgctttttctgtttCGATGAGCGGCTTTCAGTTTCGGGAacaggtgatggaggaggttcGTCACAGTCGCCACCTCCTTCCTGATCCCTGCTGTCACTCTCCTTCCTTTCTTGTCCTCCCTctgcatcctcctcttctttctctccctcttggGATTCCTCTTTGAGCTTCCTCTCCCTGGCTTCTTTCTCCAGCTGcttttccctcctctctttcctcctcttctctttctgctcctgcagctccttctcctctttcttcctcttctcctcctcctctatctcTGCTTCTGTCTTTTTAACTCGCCAGCACCCGTCCCTCCATTCCCACTCCAGCTGGTTCTGCACTTGCTCGGCCTCTTTCGTGTCATTGGACTGGTTTGTCTTTGAggccgtgctgctgctgcctccttcCTGCGCTGTGGAAGTCTGACCGCACTCCGACCCGCTGCCGTTGTCCTCGTCCACCTTGTTCCTGATAGTGGTGACCTGCTCGGTCAGCTGGTCGCTGACGGCGTACGTGACGTCGCTGACGGCGTTGGCCAAGTCGTCCACGCGACTGGTGACCGTGTCCAGGAGGGAGGAAATGTTGACAGATGGGAGGTTCTGCTGGAAGCTCTTGAAGAAGGCCATCTCTCAGCCGGGGGTCTTGCACCACGCTGACCGTGAGATTAGCTCATCAGAGGCACTGACATGGACATGTGGTCGTTAGCAGGGTGTGGTGTCTGCATCACAGTGTGCTGACATCAACACGTGAATACAAAGCAATATGGGGATTGGAAAGATTATAATACAACAAGAGCTctctcacagtgttttattcaaTAATTTATACTCTGACGTCTCAAATGTTATAATAGGATTTTAGAAAACAATCACAATTAAGGTTTTATTTATGAGCTGGGATCTCGgtgctttcaaaacacaaaaaaatctcataACTGTAGCCTCAGTTATGTCACAAATTCAGGCTCAACTTAACTTTTACTtgattttattctcttttactGAACAGCAACAACCCTTCGATTGTaacattaaatacattgttGCCTCCTTAAAATAACGGCCCCATACAACACAATCAAATTCTCAATTATGTATTTTCACCTGGattgcatttgtttttgatGTACCACAAACTTTTTTCTGATCGAAGACCATGCAGGGAGAAAGTCTGGGTATATAACATGAGTCAAAAAAAGGTGGGATATTTTCCATAAGTCAACAATGACTTAAGTTAACTTATGAAACTTGTTTAACTTAATTACATTAAGTTATGTAAGAGTTCAGACCCTTCAATACCTGCAATCTGCTTTTCATGTGGTTCAATCTCGTCTAGCTCAACTCAGGTTGGTATTGAATGCGGAGAAATCAAAATTCATGAACTTTTCAAATGGCAAAGACTTGACATCCAATTTGCCAAAGATAATTACAGTACAAGGTGATGAAATTGAAAGGGTCACGGCTTATAAATATTTAGGGATCAGTATTGATCAGAAGCTCTCATTCAAACCCCATATTGAAAGCCTTGTGAcgaaactgaaactaaaattaggattttttttttagaaacaaatcTTGTTGTTCACAAACATTtgatttctgcaacttttttgcctTTACTGGATTACGGTGATCTGCTTTTCAAAAATGCTACTAATCAGAGCCTTAAGAAGTtggactgtgtttatcattgtgctctgCGTTTCATTACTGGCTTGAAAATCGCACACATCATTGTACTCTGTATGCCACGGCTGAAATGCCATCTTTGTATGTTGGCAGAcagtctcattggttagtttttatccataaatgtattcttgggctgcttccctcttacctgtgtgcatacatgtgtcgaaACAAAACTAAACACGGTCTACGCTCGCAAGtcattgtacagatgctggtgccaatagtgagaactgaattaggtaagaaagcttttagttacgctgcccctttatcatggaacaatttgCAAAAGGAATTGAAATTGTCAGAATTGATCACAATCTGggaatttaaatcgattctaaaggataaagaaatcattccccttggtcagtgtgactgctccttataagtcgGCTACtggggctccttcagtgttgttgtgatggctgtattcgtatttaattgtttatgataactgtgtttaaattaattgtaacttgtctctttttatgctgctttcttggccaggtctctcttggaaaagagattttttaatctcaacaagACTTTTACCTGATTAAAtacaggatatatatatatatttaattaagtaACAAAGATACTTATTTCAACCTAAAGTATAATCTTTTCCTCAACATGACCAAGTTGTTTTACGAGTAGTTCTGTTTCCATTCACAGCGTTCTATTGGTATTAATATCACTTTAGGTGAACTGGTATTCAAACTTTTCTAAAATGCCAGCCAGCCCATTGTGTGTACAAATATTAGGGAAAAGAGTTCAATTCTGTTTGAGTGTAAATGCGTCCAGTGTATGTGTTGATTTTACATAATGTTCATTGTGGTAGCTGAGAAACAACAGGGTAAACTGAGCTCATGTTGTGagatactttttgtttttggagcAATGCTGTCCCAGTTCAAAAGCTGCATTCGAGCACCCCATTCAGTCAGAGGATGAGCATGTTCTGCACTGAATATGCAAATTAATATCAGCCTAATTGCAACACTGATCTATTTCAGCCTGTGAGCCCTGAATATGTGCTGCAAAATTATATCGGGTTCCGTGTGGGACATGTGTCAGAGACaacaatttaatataaaatcaaaacaaaggCATTACTCATCCTAATGTTTGCATAGAAGCAGCCACTGTGGTATAGACCTAgatttattatatgtgtgtgtgtgtgtgtgtgtgtgtgtgtgtgtgtgtgtcgagtACCTGGCTGGTTGTTGTTATAGCCACTGAGATGTGACAGATCGTCAGGACTCTCCACTGACAGCTTGTTGCTGaggtaaagaaaaaacagagcCATCAACGCCATGAAGGCTGCAATGGAAGACAGGACACCCAGAAGCTCAGGAGAgactgaggaggagaagaacaGAAATAAAGAGGGAGGGGAGAAGAGAGACGGGGGAGGAAAAAgggaagacacacaaaaagcaaaacCAAAAATTAGACAAACTGATCATGGAGGTGTGaacaaagtattttatttttaagaagaaaaaaaaaggctataaataaaaacaaacacagatggcTGCAAGctataaaatgtgactttgaacAAAATGCTTTTACGGCTGTAAACAACCCAACTTTGATTCCACAAATAACTCTTTGATGATCACATTTTGCATCTTATTTTGGAAATCTCAAATGTTGCCTTGTCAGGAAAGCATTAGCCTTTGTGCTTTTAAACAACCGtctgctgttccacttcaaagGCATACCAGATACAATCTACAGCAGTGTATGTAGGCCAACCATACTTCATGTAACCATGCAGCtctgcgctgctgctgctgatgtgctATTTTTATGAGAGCCTCAAAGGGGCTGTATCCAACTCAAACGTAGACTCGGTAAACCAGCCGAACCGCACAGGGCCTGCATTTAATACGCCACAGCGCAGATAGACCGCAGTGTAATagctgaagaaaaaagatgaagTTCATGAACAATGAAGCATGAACGGTATTTCTAAAGAGCAAATGCCTCGGCGGGAAGGgcagctggtaaaataaagcACAGTGCGAGCGAGCGAGCCTCTGTGATATGATGGATTTTAATTTTGAAGCCACATCATACAGTTTTTGATCCGACAGTTATACGGATGTATTCAACAATGGATCCCTGAGTGTTTTAGAGAATCTTAAAGGCTTCGCACAAGTGTTTAGATTGACTGTTTTAACCCTTCCTCTGTCTGTGCAGTCATTGTCCAAACGTAGCTTAGCAACTGTAGGCTTTGGGTTCCCCCACATGTTGAGGCGGTGAGTGTGCTGGAGAGCAATACTCTGCTTTAAACAGTTCTGAGCgggtgtcttttatttatttatttatgtatttatttatttattttttaaacaaaatcacaaaattcaAAGGAATGGATTACACTGTGCAGGGGTTGTCAAAGTGATTCATTACAGGGCAGGTGTGGCTGTAGAGCACACCTGAAACAACAAATCAACTGAGTGAAGATGGTCCAGGTGACTGGATAGCtgcaacctttttctttttacttttcgTATGTACTGCAGCTGCCCTGACAAACTCtgtactgttgcatgcagtatggATACAACTGGGATATACTACTTCATCATACCACGGCGCCTTGGCCTTTTGGTTTATTTATACACTCATGCTGCTGTAGCctatctgcttcaaggttggacgtgttgtgcatTCAGAGATTTACTTCCATATCTTCTGCATACCTTAGTTGTAACAAGTGTTTTTTGCCTTTCTGTCATCtcaaaccagtctggccattctcctctgacctctgagaaCTGTCACTCAGttctctttttcagaccattctctgtaaaccctagagatggttgtgtgtgataatcccagtagatcagcagtttctgaaatactTCGACCAGCCCATCTGGCACCAACAGCCATggcacgttcaaagtcacttaaatcacctttcttcctcattttaATGCTCCGTTTGAACTtcaaatgcattgagttgctgccatgtgattggctgattagatatttgcgttaCTGAGCAGTTGAAGatgtacctaatgaagtggtCAGGTAGTGTAGATGCTGTGCAGAGGATTATGGGTCAGAATAGATagaaaagcatgctggcttgcacactgcaaaatgcaACCGAATGCAGTAGCATATCCTGACTGTCTCCCATTTATAGATGGAtaggaactttattaatccctcgGGAAGGTTCCCTCAGGAAATTGCACATACTTTTGGCATAATGCATTTGACGTGCTATGTTTTGGGACATGCTAAAACTTTTATATAGCcgtgaactttgacccttttacagtgtgttttcagttcatgggAGTTCAGCCTGTTCAGCCTTCGGtttgactaaaagacactttaaggACTCGCCTGttcatgtttctttctttttttttttgatttaggAAAGTTTAAACGACAGCATTCTTAGCTAACAACAGTCCTCATACTAAAAGTTTTTACTCTCATAACATCTGTCCTGCTATGACTCATTTGGAGTTGAGTTTCACAAGAAGCAGACATGAGCTCACGACTACGGTTAGCAGAATGCTAAACTATAAGCGACATTTTCTCTCCTTATCTCTAATAGTTTATCCTTCTGCATCCTTCTCCATCATAGCCAAAGGCATGTACGCTCATGGCTCACATCTGCAGCTAATTAGCCATAAAATattagagatggagagaaaatttAGCTTTTGTCTTCTGCTCACTGTAGCCAGAAGCCCAAGCCCTTGGCTATGGTTAATAATTGATAATTATGGGTTTTAGGCTGCTATTGAAAGCTATTTAAAGGCATGAACTGGAGTTTAGAAACTTGTAaggtgcattttttaaaaccttttcctgacattttgttgatattgttaatttatcaattgataaaaaaatataatccaAAAGAACAGACATAAAATGGTGCATTTCAGGTCAGTGCGTCACATTGTAGCATGTGTTTTGTAGCAAGTGCTGGTTTCAGAGACAACCTTCACCTGTCACAGATTAAATTGGTCATTG is a window from the Centropristis striata isolate RG_2023a ecotype Rhode Island chromosome 18, C.striata_1.0, whole genome shotgun sequence genome containing:
- the LOC131990714 gene encoding synaptotagmin-14-like, with product MAFFKSFQQNLPSVNISSLLDTVTSRVDDLANAVSDVTYAVSDQLTEQVTTIRNKVDEDNGSGSECGQTSTAQEGGSSSTASKTNQSNDTKEAEQVQNQLEWEWRDGCWRVKKTEAEIEEEEKRKKEEKELQEKKQKEEEEGGEEEEVAGSLEREGDDEEEADLSRTSSTVKKKKSDKKKKKGAKEGSKKSEDASDGVVSDSEEDKGPEAAAQKNTTSAWSNKRKQSTEQGGYSSEASSERANSIQRIKKDSSLSEPQPPPYQDEGSMARVSSRARSERGVRRGSSPQRCDSPCSEASVDQDTESYLNKGCEEDIPSDSTAVLGPEDGCGPQLPTAYEPEPLAKYGTLDVAFEYDSGEQWLAVTVTAATDIPALKQTGNIAWQVHLVLLPTKKQRAKTGVQKGPCPVFTETFKFSRVEQDALGDYAVRFRLYSIRRMKKEKVLGEKVFYLTKLNLQGKIALPVTLEPGSELTGCGSVVSVSRSAGALSYRSTEDTSLPEILLGLIYNSATGQLSAEVIQGSHFKTTASDKPVNTYVKLTMLDSKGKEMSKCKTAVCRGQPNPTYKETFLFQVALFQLSEVSLVLSVFCRRSSMRPRERVGWVSLGLNSTGEEQQSHWTEMKEAEGQQVCHWHTLTDT